The following coding sequences lie in one Thermodesulforhabdaceae bacterium genomic window:
- a CDS encoding adenylate kinase, which yields MNIILLGPPGAGKGTQAKRLIERYGIPQISTGDMLRAAVAEKTPLGLEAKKYMDAGQLVPDSVVIGLVKERIQKDDCKKGYMLDGFPRNVSQAETLDKMLSELGQKIDHVVCIEVPEDELVQRLTGRRTCRQCGAGYHVMFDPPKKDGVCDKCGGELYQRDDDNVQTVTSRLKVYKDQTEPLIAYYEKQGKLRRINGLGSIDEIFNRIVAVLG from the coding sequence ATGAACATCATACTGTTGGGACCTCCAGGAGCAGGCAAAGGCACACAGGCTAAGCGGCTTATAGAAAGGTATGGAATCCCCCAAATTTCTACAGGCGATATGCTAAGAGCGGCTGTAGCAGAAAAAACACCCCTTGGTCTGGAAGCTAAAAAATACATGGACGCAGGCCAACTTGTCCCGGATAGTGTTGTAATCGGGTTAGTTAAAGAACGCATCCAGAAAGATGATTGCAAAAAGGGTTATATGCTTGATGGATTTCCTAGAAACGTGAGCCAGGCCGAAACTCTAGATAAAATGCTGAGTGAACTAGGGCAAAAGATCGATCATGTGGTATGCATCGAAGTTCCCGAAGATGAACTCGTTCAAAGACTGACAGGTAGAAGAACTTGCCGTCAATGCGGAGCTGGTTATCATGTTATGTTTGATCCTCCTAAAAAAGATGGCGTCTGCGACAAATGCGGTGGAGAACTCTACCAGCGCGACGATGATAATGTTCAGACTGTGACATCAAGACTTAAAGTTTACAAAGATCAGACTGAACCACTCATCGCCTACTACGAAAAACAGGGCAAACTTCGCAGGATCAATGGTTTGGGCTCGATTGATGAAATCTTTAATCGCATCGTAGCCGTATTGGGATAA
- a CDS encoding type Z 30S ribosomal protein S14: MAKKSLIIKAQRKPKFKVRAYNRCPLCGRSRAYLRKFGMCRICFRTLALSGELPGVRKASW, from the coding sequence TTGGCAAAGAAGTCTCTGATTATCAAAGCGCAGAGGAAGCCAAAGTTTAAGGTTCGAGCATACAATCGATGTCCGCTTTGCGGGCGATCTCGAGCCTATTTGCGCAAATTTGGCATGTGTCGTATATGTTTCAGAACTCTGGCTCTTAGTGGAGAACTTCCGGGAGTCAGGAAGGCAAGTTGGTAG
- the rplE gene encoding 50S ribosomal protein L5: MARLREVYEKEIRSMLQERFGYKSPMQVPRIEKIVLNMGLGEAIQNAKILETASEDLKLISGQKPVITRARKSIAAFKLRKGMPIGCMVTLRGDRMYDFLEKLIHVALPRIRDFRGVSPKSFDGRGNYTIGIREHIIFPEIDYDKVDKIKGLNVTITTTAKTDEEARALLEGFGMPFRK, encoded by the coding sequence ATGGCGCGACTTAGAGAAGTTTACGAAAAAGAAATCAGGTCCATGCTCCAGGAGAGATTCGGTTATAAAAGCCCAATGCAGGTTCCACGCATTGAAAAGATAGTCTTAAACATGGGATTAGGTGAAGCTATTCAAAATGCGAAAATTCTGGAAACAGCTTCTGAAGATTTAAAACTTATCAGCGGGCAAAAACCGGTTATCACTAGAGCTAGAAAAAGCATCGCTGCATTTAAACTGCGTAAGGGTATGCCGATAGGTTGTATGGTAACCCTAAGAGGCGATAGGATGTATGACTTTCTGGAAAAGCTTATCCACGTGGCACTGCCCAGAATAAGGGACTTCAGAGGGGTATCGCCAAAGTCGTTCGATGGAAGAGGAAACTACACCATAGGAATTCGTGAACATATTATATTTCCAGAAATCGACTACGATAAAGTGGATAAGATAAAAGGGCTGAATGTAACTATTACGACTACGGCAAAAACTGATGAGGAAGCTCGAGCCCTACTCGAAGGGTTTGGAATGCCTTTCAGAAAGTAA
- the rplV gene encoding 50S ribosomal protein L22 — MEAKAVAKYMRVSPQKARLVANLIRGKKVSEAYHILRYTPRKAARIIYKTLASAVANAEETKMMDVDNLYVSKIYVDEGPRLRRWKARAMGRVRPIVRRLSHITVVVADE; from the coding sequence ATGGAAGCAAAAGCTGTTGCCAAATACATGCGAGTTTCTCCCCAAAAGGCTCGTTTGGTTGCCAACCTAATTAGAGGTAAAAAAGTGAGCGAGGCTTACCACATCCTGCGCTACACCCCGAGAAAAGCCGCTCGCATAATCTATAAAACTCTCGCTTCAGCCGTGGCAAATGCGGAAGAAACCAAAATGATGGATGTGGATAACCTCTATGTAAGCAAGATTTATGTTGATGAAGGACCTAGGCTCAGAAGATGGAAAGCCAGGGCTATGGGAAGAGTAAGACCGATAGTTCGGAGATTAAGTCATATAACGGTAGTAGTGGCTGACGAATAA
- the rplX gene encoding 50S ribosomal protein L24, with translation MASVKTSSTPKYEKKFRIKKNDIVMVTAGKEKGKTGKVLKILKKKDRVIVEKINMIKRHLRPGRYSQEGGILEREGPIHISNVMLVCPKCTKPTRVGYKFLDDGRKVRYCKKCNEIIEG, from the coding sequence ATGGCGTCCGTGAAAACATCATCAACACCAAAGTATGAAAAAAAGTTTCGCATCAAGAAAAACGACATAGTGATGGTTACCGCCGGCAAGGAAAAAGGCAAGACTGGCAAGGTGCTTAAAATTCTTAAGAAAAAAGATCGAGTCATTGTAGAAAAGATCAACATGATTAAAAGGCACCTTAGGCCAGGCAGATACAGTCAGGAAGGCGGCATATTGGAACGGGAAGGACCAATTCATATCTCTAACGTTATGCTTGTGTGTCCTAAGTGCACAAAGCCAACGCGGGTGGGCTATAAGTTCCTCGATGACGGACGAAAAGTCCGATATTGCAAGAAATGTAATGAAATTATCGAGGGCTAA
- the rpsQ gene encoding 30S ribosomal protein S17, with protein MEGQAKKVSNRKRFVGVVISDKMDKTITVRVERLVEHPMYHKYVKRYKKFKAHDPRNLCREGDRVMIEETRPLSKTKRWRVVTILERAAKRDTSGPVIDTVDEQS; from the coding sequence ATGGAAGGGCAAGCCAAAAAGGTTTCTAACAGGAAGAGATTTGTAGGCGTTGTTATAAGTGATAAGATGGATAAGACAATCACTGTGCGAGTGGAAAGACTCGTTGAGCACCCAATGTATCATAAGTATGTAAAAAGATATAAGAAATTCAAAGCGCACGATCCCCGAAACCTCTGTAGGGAGGGAGATCGGGTTATGATAGAGGAAACGAGACCGCTAAGCAAAACAAAGCGTTGGCGTGTTGTAACCATACTTGAGCGTGCCGCAAAAAGGGATACCAGTGGTCCCGTAATAGATACAGTAGATGAGCAGTCGTAA
- the rpmD gene encoding 50S ribosomal protein L30 — MARMIKVKLVRSSIGHPEKHRRILRALGLTKLNKTRQFYPNPAILGAIRKVAHFVELEIVEE; from the coding sequence ATGGCTCGCATGATCAAAGTAAAGCTTGTGAGAAGTTCTATAGGACATCCTGAAAAGCACAGGCGAATTTTGAGAGCCCTGGGACTTACTAAACTTAACAAAACCCGACAATTCTATCCAAATCCCGCTATTCTGGGCGCTATCCGCAAAGTTGCTCACTTTGTGGAGTTGGAAATAGTCGAAGAATAA
- the rpmC gene encoding 50S ribosomal protein L29, translated as MKKHAEELRNMTREELLARLKDLKEALFSLKIQHSREQLQNTAQLKKTRREIARVLTILGEKGLQDKGKRG; from the coding sequence ATGAAGAAGCATGCTGAAGAGCTTAGAAACATGACGAGAGAGGAACTTCTGGCGAGATTGAAAGATCTCAAAGAGGCCCTTTTTAGCCTCAAGATCCAGCATTCTCGCGAGCAACTCCAAAATACTGCTCAATTGAAGAAAACCCGAAGGGAAATTGCTCGAGTCTTGACCATTCTTGGAGAAAAAGGGCTACAAGATAAAGGTAAACGAGGATAA
- the rplO gene encoding 50S ribosomal protein L15, producing MGLRLSDLAPAPGSRHKKKRVGRGPGSGHGKTACKGHKGQKARTGLEIPPWFEGGQMPLIRRTPKRGFYNKFRKEYAVVNLRDLNRFEPNSEVGPEELKKAGLVKKSKSGIKLLAEGELKHPLILKVHKASAVAVEKVKAIGGQITLLSQQSEAIQ from the coding sequence ATGGGACTTAGACTTAGTGATCTTGCTCCAGCACCTGGTTCCAGACATAAAAAGAAAAGAGTCGGAAGAGGTCCTGGTTCAGGACATGGAAAAACGGCATGTAAAGGACACAAAGGCCAAAAGGCCAGAACTGGGCTTGAAATTCCTCCTTGGTTTGAGGGCGGACAGATGCCGCTTATTCGGAGAACTCCCAAGCGAGGATTTTACAATAAGTTTAGAAAAGAATATGCAGTTGTTAACCTGCGCGATCTAAATCGTTTTGAACCAAACAGCGAAGTTGGTCCAGAAGAATTGAAAAAAGCCGGGTTGGTTAAAAAATCCAAATCGGGCATTAAATTGCTGGCCGAAGGTGAACTTAAACATCCGCTCATCTTGAAGGTTCATAAAGCCAGTGCCGTAGCTGTTGAAAAAGTTAAGGCTATCGGAGGGCAAATTACACTTCTATCGCAGCAAAGTGAGGCGATTCAGTAA
- the rplP gene encoding 50S ribosomal protein L16, translating into MLAPKRVKYRKMQKGRMKGMATRGNSLAFGDYGLKALECGWLTSKQIEAARIAITRYVKRGGKVWIRVFPDKPITKKPAETRMGKGKGSPEGWVAVVKPGRILYEIKGISEEVAKEALRLASHKLPIATRFVSRQDVL; encoded by the coding sequence ATGCTAGCTCCAAAAAGAGTTAAATACCGCAAAATGCAAAAGGGCCGTATGAAGGGTATGGCAACCCGAGGCAATAGTCTTGCCTTTGGAGACTACGGTCTTAAAGCACTCGAATGCGGATGGTTGACTTCAAAGCAGATTGAAGCAGCGCGAATAGCTATTACACGATACGTCAAGCGCGGTGGGAAAGTATGGATTCGTGTTTTTCCCGATAAACCCATTACGAAGAAACCGGCTGAAACTCGTATGGGTAAAGGAAAAGGTTCTCCCGAAGGCTGGGTTGCGGTCGTTAAACCTGGGCGAATTCTATATGAAATCAAGGGAATTTCAGAAGAAGTAGCAAAGGAAGCCCTGCGTTTGGCATCTCATAAGCTTCCTATCGCAACAAGATTTGTATCAAGGCAGGATGTGCTATGA
- the rpsC gene encoding 30S ribosomal protein S3: MGQKVHPKGFRLGVIRTWDSKWFSEKEYNKLAVEDRNIRKIIKEKFYHAGVSLIEIERAGNKVKVIIHTARPGIVIGKKGVEIEALRKELEQRFNREFTIDTKEVRRPELDATLVAENIALQLLRRVAFRRAMKRAVTAALKAGAKGIKVACSGRLGGAEMARYEWYREGRVPLHTLRADIDYGTAIAKTTYGVIGIKVWIFKGEVLP; the protein is encoded by the coding sequence TTGGGTCAAAAGGTTCATCCAAAAGGTTTTCGGCTCGGAGTTATAAGAACTTGGGATTCCAAGTGGTTTTCTGAGAAAGAATATAATAAGTTGGCAGTAGAAGATCGAAACATTCGCAAAATCATAAAAGAGAAATTCTACCATGCGGGGGTTTCTTTGATTGAAATCGAGCGAGCCGGAAACAAGGTCAAAGTGATTATTCATACAGCTAGACCCGGAATTGTTATTGGTAAAAAGGGCGTTGAGATTGAAGCTCTACGAAAAGAGCTAGAACAACGTTTCAATCGAGAATTCACAATAGATACCAAAGAGGTTCGACGCCCGGAACTTGATGCTACCCTGGTGGCAGAAAACATCGCTTTGCAACTCCTTAGAAGGGTTGCCTTCAGGCGGGCAATGAAACGAGCCGTAACTGCTGCACTTAAGGCTGGAGCCAAAGGTATAAAGGTTGCCTGCTCAGGTCGGTTAGGTGGAGCAGAAATGGCAAGATATGAATGGTATAGAGAAGGACGAGTGCCCCTTCATACCTTAAGAGCTGATATTGATTACGGCACAGCTATTGCCAAAACAACTTATGGAGTAATCGGAATAAAAGTCTGGATTTTTAAGGGAGAGGTTCTCCCATAA
- the map gene encoding type I methionyl aminopeptidase yields MITLKSQEEIEKIRRACLIVAEVLERLKEEVKPGITTWDLNRLSEELARKKKATPAFKGYKGYPYALCTSINEEIVHGMPSKKRVLKEGDIISLDFGVVVDGFYGDAAITVPVGKISERAERLCRVTRESLYCGIAEAKVGNRLSDISHAIQVRAEMEGFSVVREFVGHGIGRSLHEGPQIPNYGPPGRGPRLKAGMVFAIEPMINEGTHQIEILPDGWTAVTKDRRLSAHFEHTIAITPRGPEILSSLNEEAVFFDKSNYRV; encoded by the coding sequence TTGATCACTCTGAAGAGCCAAGAAGAAATAGAGAAGATCCGTAGAGCATGTCTCATAGTAGCGGAAGTGTTGGAAAGGTTGAAAGAAGAGGTCAAACCTGGAATTACTACGTGGGATCTTAATCGGCTAAGTGAAGAACTTGCAAGAAAAAAAAAGGCGACACCAGCTTTCAAAGGGTATAAGGGTTATCCTTATGCCCTTTGCACATCAATAAATGAAGAAATCGTTCATGGGATGCCCTCTAAGAAGCGGGTATTAAAGGAGGGGGACATAATTAGCTTAGATTTTGGAGTTGTGGTGGATGGGTTTTATGGAGATGCGGCAATAACGGTTCCGGTAGGTAAGATAAGCGAGCGAGCGGAAAGACTTTGTAGAGTTACCAGGGAATCTCTATATTGTGGAATTGCCGAAGCAAAGGTTGGAAATCGCTTATCGGATATTTCTCACGCTATCCAGGTACGCGCTGAAATGGAAGGTTTTTCAGTGGTAAGAGAGTTTGTAGGACATGGGATTGGAAGATCTTTGCATGAAGGTCCTCAGATTCCAAACTATGGTCCGCCGGGAAGAGGTCCAAGACTTAAGGCTGGTATGGTTTTCGCCATAGAACCAATGATCAACGAAGGAACCCATCAAATAGAAATTCTTCCCGACGGTTGGACAGCGGTTACAAAGGACAGAAGGCTTTCTGCGCATTTTGAACATACGATAGCTATTACTCCCAGGGGACCTGAAATTCTTTCTTCTCTGAATGAAGAAGCGGTTTTCTTTGACAAAAGCAATTATAGGGTGTAA
- the rpsS gene encoding 30S ribosomal protein S19, which produces MPRSLRKGPFVDDHLMKKVLKARETGDRKVIKTWSRRSTIVPEFVGLTIAVHNGRKFIPVYITENMIGHKLGEFAPTRTFYGHAGDKKSKVKGKK; this is translated from the coding sequence GTGCCGCGTTCCTTAAGAAAGGGACCTTTTGTAGATGATCATCTCATGAAAAAGGTTCTTAAGGCGAGAGAGACTGGCGACCGAAAAGTTATTAAAACCTGGTCTCGCCGGTCCACCATCGTGCCCGAATTTGTCGGGTTGACTATTGCCGTGCATAATGGCAGAAAGTTTATCCCTGTTTACATTACCGAAAATATGATCGGGCATAAGCTAGGGGAATTTGCACCCACAAGAACTTTTTATGGACACGCAGGGGATAAGAAATCCAAGGTCAAAGGGAAGAAATGA
- the infA gene encoding translation initiation factor IF-1, whose translation MPKEDAIEVEGTVVETLPNAMFRVELPNGHRVLAHISGKMRMHFIRILPGDKVTVELSPYDLTRGRIIYRAKS comes from the coding sequence ATGCCAAAAGAGGATGCCATTGAAGTGGAAGGAACGGTTGTAGAAACGCTTCCAAATGCCATGTTTAGAGTAGAACTTCCTAATGGGCATCGAGTGCTCGCCCACATATCTGGGAAGATGCGGATGCATTTTATTAGAATTCTCCCGGGAGACAAGGTTACAGTGGAATTGTCGCCGTATGATTTGACTCGAGGACGCATCATCTACAGAGCAAAATCGTAA
- the rplN gene encoding 50S ribosomal protein L14, with product MIQQETQLNAADNSGAKKLYCIRVLGGSKRRYATVGDVIVVSVKEALPNSKVKKGDVMRAVVVRTKKEVRRPDGSYIKFDDNSAVLINNAGDPIGTRIFGPVARELRAKNFMKIISLAPEVL from the coding sequence ATGATCCAGCAGGAAACTCAACTTAATGCAGCGGATAACTCGGGAGCTAAGAAGCTCTACTGTATCCGAGTGCTTGGGGGCAGCAAACGGCGGTATGCCACTGTCGGGGATGTAATCGTTGTATCCGTAAAAGAAGCACTTCCTAATTCCAAAGTAAAAAAAGGCGATGTAATGAGAGCTGTAGTGGTTAGAACCAAAAAAGAAGTGCGACGTCCCGACGGTTCTTACATCAAGTTTGACGATAATTCCGCCGTTCTTATCAACAACGCAGGAGACCCAATAGGAACTCGTATATTCGGTCCTGTGGCTAGAGAGCTTCGAGCAAAGAATTTCATGAAAATAATATCGCTTGCTCCCGAAGTATTGTAG
- the rpmJ gene encoding 50S ribosomal protein L36, whose translation MKVRASVKRICKKCRIIKRHGSVRVICENPKHKQRQG comes from the coding sequence ATGAAGGTTAGAGCGTCGGTCAAGAGGATTTGTAAGAAGTGCAGAATTATTAAACGTCACGGGTCCGTAAGGGTTATTTGTGAAAATCCCAAACACAAACAGCGCCAGGGATAA
- the rpsH gene encoding 30S ribosomal protein S8 — protein MVMTDPIADFLNRIVNAQRVRMDKVDIPASKIKLNIARILKDEGYIKHYKFIHDNRQGILRIQLKYDSQRQAAIAGVKRVSKPGRRVYVGYEEIPKILNGLGIAILSTSKGILTDKQARKEKVGGELICAVW, from the coding sequence ATGGTGATGACGGATCCGATCGCCGATTTTTTGAACAGAATTGTTAATGCTCAACGTGTGCGGATGGATAAGGTGGATATTCCCGCATCCAAGATAAAGCTAAACATTGCGAGAATCCTCAAAGATGAGGGATATATCAAACACTACAAGTTTATCCACGACAACCGCCAGGGTATTTTGAGAATTCAGTTAAAGTATGACTCACAAAGGCAAGCAGCGATCGCTGGAGTCAAAAGAGTTAGCAAACCTGGACGGCGAGTGTATGTGGGATACGAAGAAATCCCTAAAATTCTAAATGGGTTGGGAATTGCTATACTCTCTACATCAAAGGGAATTCTAACTGACAAACAGGCAAGAAAGGAAAAGGTTGGCGGGGAACTTATCTGCGCTGTGTGGTAG
- the rplF gene encoding 50S ribosomal protein L6 yields MSRIGKRPVQIPKDVTVTIQGTEVTVKGPKGTLSRKFPDKVNIELKDGAVVVTPRDQSRQARSIHGLVRTLINNMVVGVHQGFTRELHIFGTGYRADVKGNALVLSLGYSHPVEFQLPEGIKATVDKQVIIKLESSDKELLGQTAAKIRDLRPVEPYKGKGIRYGDEEVRRKAGKTGSKK; encoded by the coding sequence ATGTCCCGTATTGGGAAACGTCCCGTGCAAATACCAAAGGATGTGACCGTTACCATTCAAGGGACAGAGGTAACGGTAAAAGGACCGAAAGGAACGCTCAGTCGGAAGTTCCCTGATAAGGTTAATATTGAGCTAAAAGACGGAGCTGTGGTCGTAACCCCTAGGGATCAGTCGCGCCAGGCGAGATCGATTCACGGGCTTGTCAGAACTCTTATCAACAATATGGTTGTTGGAGTGCACCAGGGGTTTACTAGGGAGCTTCACATCTTCGGAACCGGTTATAGGGCTGATGTAAAGGGAAACGCCCTGGTTCTTTCGCTGGGATACTCCCATCCAGTCGAATTCCAATTACCAGAAGGTATTAAGGCAACCGTTGATAAGCAAGTTATAATCAAGCTCGAAAGCTCGGATAAAGAATTGCTTGGGCAAACTGCGGCCAAGATAAGAGATCTGAGACCCGTAGAGCCATACAAAGGAAAAGGAATTCGATACGGGGACGAAGAAGTTCGCCGAAAAGCTGGCAAAACTGGTTCGAAGAAATAG
- the rpsM gene encoding 30S ribosomal protein S13, which yields MARIAGVDLPKNKRIEIALTYIYGIGRSTAKKIIEEAGIDPNTRTDNLTDEQIAALRRIIDTNYKVEGELRTQVAMNIKRLMDMGCYRGLRHRRGLPVRGQRTHSNARTRKGPRGSLIGKKKK from the coding sequence TTGGCTCGTATCGCAGGAGTTGATTTGCCTAAAAACAAGCGTATTGAGATCGCCCTGACTTACATTTACGGTATAGGGCGTTCCACGGCTAAGAAAATCATCGAAGAGGCGGGAATAGATCCTAATACTCGAACTGACAACCTAACGGACGAACAGATTGCTGCTTTACGCCGGATTATCGATACAAACTACAAGGTCGAGGGAGAACTGAGAACTCAGGTTGCAATGAACATTAAAAGGCTCATGGACATGGGGTGTTACAGAGGTCTCAGACATCGCCGTGGATTGCCAGTAAGAGGACAAAGAACTCATTCTAACGCCAGAACTCGCAAGGGACCGAGAGGCTCTCTCATCGGAAAGAAGAAAAAGTAG
- the secY gene encoding preprotein translocase subunit SecY, which translates to MFNIGSFQNIGKIPELKKRILITLLFLAVYRIGVHVPTPGINAEALNAFFNAAQGTLLGFFDMFSGGAMRRLSIFALGIMPYISSSIILQLLTVVIPHLEQLKKEGEAGRKKIVQYTRYGTVILSFIQGFGIAFGLEGMTAPGGEAVVIHPGWGFRLMTVITLTAGTAFIMWLGEQITEKGIGNGISLIIFAGIVAGMPSAVGNTIRLVETGEMSIFKVLIILILILLVVGFVIFVERGQRRVPVQYARRVVGRRVYGGQSTHIPLKINTSGVIPPIFASSLIMFPATIANFVPHPALKTLSMWLSPGHWLHTIFYVGFIIFFCFFYTAIVFNTQDVAENMKKYGGFIPGIRPGKATAEYIDKVLSRITLGGAIYVSAVCILPEILITKFNVPFYFGGTALLIVIGVALDTVAQIEAHMLTRHYEGFLKQGRVVGRR; encoded by the coding sequence ATGTTTAACATTGGTAGTTTTCAGAATATTGGGAAAATTCCCGAGCTAAAGAAGCGAATCCTCATAACTCTTCTTTTTTTGGCAGTCTATCGAATAGGCGTTCATGTGCCAACCCCTGGTATAAATGCCGAAGCACTTAACGCCTTTTTTAATGCAGCTCAGGGGACATTGCTCGGTTTTTTTGATATGTTCTCTGGAGGCGCCATGAGGCGCCTTTCGATCTTCGCCCTGGGAATTATGCCTTACATCAGTTCGTCAATTATTCTTCAACTGCTCACGGTAGTAATTCCTCATCTGGAACAATTGAAAAAAGAGGGAGAAGCCGGTAGGAAGAAAATTGTTCAATACACCCGCTATGGAACGGTCATTCTCAGTTTCATTCAGGGTTTTGGCATCGCCTTTGGACTTGAAGGCATGACAGCACCTGGGGGCGAAGCGGTTGTGATACATCCTGGCTGGGGTTTCCGCCTAATGACGGTCATTACATTAACGGCTGGAACTGCTTTTATCATGTGGCTTGGCGAACAGATAACCGAAAAGGGCATTGGAAATGGTATATCGCTTATAATATTTGCCGGGATTGTAGCAGGAATGCCCTCCGCCGTAGGGAATACTATAAGGCTGGTAGAAACAGGTGAGATGAGCATCTTTAAGGTGCTCATTATTCTAATCCTCATTCTCTTAGTTGTTGGATTTGTTATATTTGTGGAACGTGGACAGAGAAGGGTTCCAGTGCAGTATGCACGGCGAGTCGTGGGAAGGAGAGTATACGGGGGACAGAGCACTCACATCCCTTTGAAAATCAACACTTCAGGGGTTATTCCACCCATTTTCGCATCCTCCCTTATTATGTTTCCTGCAACTATAGCAAACTTTGTTCCTCATCCTGCCCTTAAGACTCTCTCTATGTGGCTTTCTCCGGGGCATTGGCTCCATACTATATTTTACGTCGGTTTTATAATCTTCTTCTGCTTTTTCTACACCGCTATCGTTTTTAATACCCAGGACGTTGCGGAAAATATGAAAAAATACGGTGGTTTTATACCCGGCATTAGACCTGGCAAAGCGACCGCAGAATACATAGACAAAGTCTTGAGCCGGATAACGCTTGGAGGAGCAATATACGTTTCCGCGGTATGTATTCTTCCCGAAATTCTTATCACCAAATTCAATGTTCCATTTTACTTTGGCGGAACTGCTCTCTTGATCGTCATAGGCGTTGCGCTAGATACGGTAGCTCAAATAGAAGCTCACATGCTGACCAGACATTACGAAGGTTTCTTAAAACAGGGAAGAGTGGTGGGACGCCGATAG
- the rpsE gene encoding 30S ribosomal protein S5: protein MVRYVATEDSYDLQLIDKVVHISRVAKVVKGGRRFSFSALVVVGDGKGRVGYALGKAREVPDAIRKGMEAAQKNMLTIPIVNGTITHTVEGNFGASKVILKPASQGTGVIAGGVVRAIMEAAGVTDILTKCLGSRNPHNVVKATIDGLKKLKSPEEVAKLRGKNLDEIVG from the coding sequence TTGGTAAGATATGTAGCAACGGAAGATTCCTACGATCTCCAGCTTATTGATAAGGTCGTCCATATAAGCCGTGTAGCCAAAGTTGTAAAGGGCGGTAGGAGGTTTTCTTTCAGCGCCCTTGTAGTGGTTGGCGACGGAAAAGGGCGTGTCGGATACGCTTTGGGTAAGGCTCGTGAGGTGCCTGATGCCATTCGTAAAGGCATGGAAGCGGCTCAAAAAAATATGCTTACTATACCTATCGTCAACGGTACGATAACTCATACAGTAGAAGGAAATTTCGGAGCATCCAAAGTTATATTAAAACCCGCTTCTCAAGGAACTGGTGTTATCGCGGGTGGAGTAGTGAGAGCCATCATGGAAGCGGCTGGAGTAACCGATATTCTTACGAAGTGTTTGGGATCTCGAAATCCCCATAACGTTGTTAAAGCCACAATCGATGGACTTAAAAAGCTCAAAAGCCCAGAAGAAGTGGCAAAGCTAAGAGGGAAAAACCTGGACGAGATCGTAGGTTGA
- the rplR gene encoding 50S ribosomal protein L18: MGSNLDPRVAARLRRKKRIRKKVFGTALRPRLCVYRSLKHIYAQVIDDERGVTIVAASTLSPELKGKLESASGKVDAAKLVGALIAKKALEKGIQKVVFDRNGYLYHGRVQALAEGAREAGLDF, from the coding sequence ATGGGTTCAAATCTTGACCCGCGGGTGGCGGCACGTCTGCGGCGGAAAAAAAGAATACGGAAGAAAGTTTTTGGGACGGCTTTACGTCCGCGGCTTTGCGTTTATAGAAGCCTTAAACACATTTACGCTCAAGTAATTGATGATGAAAGGGGCGTAACAATTGTTGCTGCATCAACACTTTCACCCGAACTTAAGGGAAAGCTTGAGTCTGCCTCAGGCAAGGTTGACGCAGCAAAGCTTGTCGGAGCACTTATAGCTAAAAAAGCTCTTGAAAAAGGAATTCAAAAAGTGGTTTTCGATCGTAACGGTTATCTATACCATGGGCGTGTTCAGGCTTTGGCAGAGGGGGCTCGTGAAGCTGGTTTAGATTTTTAG